TGAATCTCAACACCAAAGGGAAGGTGAAGTTTGGTGATGGATCGTGTGTTGACATTGTAGGAAAGGGTGTGGTTACCTTTGTGTGCAAGACTGGAGAGAAGAAGGCACTCAAGGACATATACTACATACCCGATCTAAAGCACAATATATTGAGTCTTGGGCAAGCAACAGAAAATGAATGTGAGGTTAACATGAAAGATGTCTACTTAACGCTCACAGATTCGCATGGAAAGTTGCTAGTTCGTGTGACAAGATCTCCAAACCGTCTCTGCAAGACCCCTATGGAGATAAGCTACCCGGAGTGTTTACATGTCAGGGACGTAGATGCTACATGGAGGTGGCATGCTCGACAAGGACATATATgctatggagtgatgaacaacatGGTAAGGAAGGAGATGGTCGTAGGAATGCAGAGTGTAACACACGAAGAAGGCGTGTGTGACACATGTCTCGCAGGGAAGCAAATGAGACACTCATTCCCGAGTGTAACACACGAAGAAGGCGTGTGTGACACATGTCTCGCAGTGAAGCAAACCAGAGACTCACTCCTGACTAAGGCCATGGTTCGTACATCAAAGCCATTAAGATTATTGCTTGGAGATTTGAGTGGACAAACCGCACCACCAACGAAAGCAGATAATCATGAGGCATTCTATCGGTTCAAAAGATCtcacaccgatagaggaggagagttagCCTCAGATGAGCTCAATCTAGTTTGTGAAGAAAATTGGATTGAAGCTATGACAGGCAAGTTGAAATctatcacaagaaacaagatATGGGAGCTTGTAGATAGACCGACTGGTTctgagaagaaaagagaagaggatCGAGTTTGTGTGCTACACAAGAGGTTGCATGTGTTACGCCAGACACCCAGGGCATGGAATGTGAAACTCGATCAGAttctcaaggagatgagatTTGAGAAGTGCACGAAGAAACCATCAGTGTACTGCAAGACTGAAGGAGGAgacgtcttgatcattgccatcTACGTTGATGAACTATTTGTGACAGGAACTTCACTTAAGGTGATTAGGCAATTCAAGGAGGAGATGTCTAAGAAGTTCGAGATGTCAGATCTAGGTAAGCTAACGTACTACCTTGGCATAGAGGTGATTCAAGGAGCAGACGGAATCAGAATAAAACAAGAGAGGTATGCTCAAGGAATCCTGCGTGACACAAAGATGGAAGCGTGTAACGCAACTCAAATTCCAATGGAGGCGAATTTGAAGATCTCAAAAGCTGAAGATGAGCAAGAGATAGATGCTACCGAGTTCAGAAGAATCATAGGATGTTTGAGGTATCTGCTTCACACAAGACCCGACCTGTGTTACGCAGTAGGTGTTCTTAGCAGATACATGCACAATCCGAGAGACTCTCACGGACAAGCCATCAAACACATATTGCGATATGTGAAAGGAACAACAAACGACGGTTTGTTCTTCAAGAAAAATGGGTCAAGGAGTGTCGTTGGTTATAGTGACAGCAGTCACAACATTGATCTCGATGACGGGAGGAGCACGTCAGGACATACATTCTACTACGGTTCATCATTGATTACTTGGATGTCGCAGAAGCAGCAGACGGTTGCATTGTCATCATGCGAAGCAGAATTCATGGCAGCAACAGAAGCAGCGAAGCAAGCTATATGGATCAAGGAATTGTTGAGTGAGATACTAAGCAAAGAATGCGAGAAGTTCAAGCTTAGGATCGACAACAAATCAGCCATTGCTCTAACCAAGAATCCAgttttccatggaaggagtaagCATGTACTCAAGAAGTATCACTTCATTCGTGAGTGTGTGAAGAACGGGCATATCGAAGTGGAGCATGTGCCGGGTGTTGAGCAGAAGGCCGACATCCTTACCAAGCCATTAGCAAGGATTATGTTCAAGCAAATGAGGAGCTTAATCGGAGTTCAAGAAATTGATCTCCctaattcaagttggaattaagggggtgaatgttggataattccaagcttgtggaaacttaacatattattagatgtttaatatgttaagataaacacaataaggaaacctagaaatacgaaaaaggaagtttctatttaggttatgtttgtgttttccatatcccacatgttaaagggaattgtctttcatataaatataggtctaatggagaggtgttccatatAATCTAAGtgaaacatattgagagctttagttttgagtagtttctaaagctaataagaaaagttgttcttataactctttgtgtttctaagagatctGAACAATCGCATGGCTGTTCAAGTTTGGAAACTACAACGGCTTGTGCAGCGGAGTTATCTTGAATAGTAAAGCAGTGTGGAAGCGGCGGCTTTGTTTTCATGAATAAAAACAAAGGCGTGGTTTTAAAGAAGAAGCGATGACTTTATGAAGCCCGATTGCTTGAGTAGAAGTAAGTAGTGTGTTGGCTCTTGTAGAAGTGGATGATGAATTGCTTGAGAACGCAGTCTTCAAGTCAAATCTTCAAACTGGCTCTATAGAATAGCAGGAGTTGTTGATGATGTTAAAGTAGAAATAATATCCGCCATGCTTCTTTATTTTTGAGGAGCACGGTGATGTAGTAGTAGATAtcgaaagagagaaaaaaaattaggtcaAAGAATCATATGCTCTGATATTGGAGAAGTATACTTGACTCTCATGGAGAATAGATTACAGTATGTACATGTTTAGAGATGACTAAACCTAGTTCCTAAATGTTTATCTTAATCTTGGATTTGGGTCGATCTTAGAGATCTCCCAATAACTTTCTTTACAACACTAATTAACCTAGTATCTTGATTGTTCTCTATAGGTATAGTGAAAATCAAGTCGTATCCAATGTTACAAGTTTTTTGGTTCAGTGACCAGAATCTTGAAGATAGGAAACTTTTAATTACCTGTCAAGATGACATCTCCTTTGAAAAGGGTCTGTACAGAACTTATATAGCTAATGAGGTATGTGACCTTGAAGATGATCATATCCTCGTACAACCCTTTTGTCTTGTCTTATCATCAACATATCACAGAGATAGAAATTGTAAAAAGGGATTATCAACATATATAGCTTCACAATGACAACAGAGTAACATAGCAGGAGGAATTGAACCTTTAGTCAGAGTTCCAGGTTACTGGGACCAAACAAACATCAAAAGAACCAAATAAAAATTGTCATGACAATGAGCAGATAACTCTATCTTTAGGGAAAGAAATATCCGACCCGAATAAAAAATCGGATCCTTATTTATATACGTAACCCAACTCTCGGATCCCCCACACGAACCAGACCCGTAAAGCTCTCACGGGGCTAATATATTTTCCTTATTTCTTTTAAGAGAAAggaaataactttttttttttttttttttaaacatataagACAGAAAAAGGAAATAACCTAAAATGGTAATttcctattttttaaatttcctgTTGTCCATCGGAAACCATCGACTATAAATAACAAACTTATTACGTCCTCGTTTTAATCCCATCTTTGCTGCGTCTAGCATTCTTTTATTCGGAGAAAGAGAattagaagaaagaaaaaaaacaataagcgACAATGTTGGTGTACCAAGATCTTCTCACCGGTAAGCTCATTCATTCTTTACTCTCGTCTTCAATCCCGTAGCATCTTTTGTATCATTCTATCGTGCGAGTCGATTTCGACCTTTTTTCTTTGCATGGAACTGGTATCTTGTTAGTCATGTGATCGCTTCTTATGATTTTTCGTCAAATTTGCTCCTCTCCGCGTCAATTCTTTTAGCGATaagcatagtttttttttttgaatttatcgTTTAGTTGCTTATATCTATGATTGATTGATTAGTGTataactgtatatatatatatgtaaaaaaaaactgtatatatatgttaatatcccgttagggttttaaattttatttgattgtttCGATAGTTAGTACGATTATCTTgacaagttttgttttttttttcaatataattttaaccAGTTTTGGCGACACGATATGAATAATTActgagatttttattttattaattttttttttcaggtgatGAACTTCTGTCTGACTCTTTCCCTTACAAGGAGATTGAGAATGGTATTCTTTGGGAAGTTGAAGGAAAGGTCTGTTGTACCTATCTCAAACCCTTTATTACATCTCAAAGTTCGCAAGCTTTTTGTTctgataaatttttaaaaatttaaatgtcCAGTGGACTACCGTTGGAGCTGTGGATGTGAACATTGGTGCCAATCCCTCTGCCGAAGAAGGTGGTGAGGACGAGGGTGTTGATGACACGACTCAAAAGGTTGTTGACATTGTGGACACCTTCAGACTTCAGGAGCAACCGACTTATGATAAGAAGGGCTTCATCGCCTATATTAAAAAGTACATCAAGCTTTTGACACCAAAGCTCAACGAGGAAGATCAAGCAGCCTTCAAGAAGGGTATTGAGGGAGCTACCAAGTTCTTGCTCCCCAAGCTCAATGACTTCCAATtgtgagtttttttattttttgtcctGAACCCAATCATCTTTTCCCTTACAAGATGACagtttatgttatgtttttgaTACAATGTACAGCTTTGTTGGGGAGGGGATGCATGATGACAGCACTTTGGTCTTTGCTTACTACAAGGAGGGTGCAACTAACCCAACATTTTTGTACTTTGGACATGGTTTGAAGGAGGTCAAGTGCTGAGTTAGAAGCTCTCGTCAGGTTACTGTGTCGGTCGCAGCCACTTTATTTTGTTCCGTGTTTTGTGTTCTATTAAAATTACCTACCACAAGTTTGCTTCTCTTCTCCTTGATTTATATCATTTACTATTAATTGAATTTTGTGGTTTGCTTTACTAAACTTATCCTGAAACTCTAGGCAAGGATTCAAACAAATTTGATACAGATCTCTAATGGTGCATGTATAATAATAACTTGGGTAAACTTTTCCGTGATAGTAAACGCTTTTATTTCTCTAGTaatcttttttaaaagtaaaagtaaAGTGGTATAGACATCATCATCACACGTGTGGAATCTATCTGTTAGAGTTCTGTCCTCATGGTTTTCGACTAAGCTGTGAAACAAATCACATATATGTATAAGAacatgatgtcaaaaaaaaaatgtataagaaCATTGGTGCAAACTACTTCGATGACAAAGCCGTAAATTAAGGAAGCGTTGGCTATTTTACATACATTTTAACTGTAtagaaaatcaattttttaagcTGCGTGAACTTCTCAACAAGatgatttgtatatatataaatttatgttagATGTGTGGGGAGGAGAGGACAACCAGACAGAATGTGTTGGTACGTCTTGTGTTTCAAGTAAAAGGAAACGTGATTTGGTCCGTTTGACGTTGCTCCAACCCTCTAATTAATGTACTTATCTCTCTTAACGCTTGTCCTGTTTCATTTCGGTTTTTAGCTAAAAGTCTTATAATTAGCTCACATGGTCACTTGTTAACCCGTAAACGATGATGAAAAGTTGCACAAAACTCCTTTCGTactgtttattatttttacttagaGAACATAATGCTTTAGGCAAAAGCAAAAACATTTTTGATTCAAAAGGAAGTAACCCACAAGCTTTTGTTGCCCCACCTCTCTACTTTCGAATATTCTTGCACTCGTATACTATATTGGATTATATATATGATGGCTTTAACACACACCCATCCTTAATTACGTCTAAACATttcaaatatttgaaataaaaacacAAGAGACTTGAATAATGGTTTACAGAAGATCATATGGACCAgcaaagaataataaaatataaaaaggtaAATTGATATTAGGGATTAGAGCATGCCCAACGGTGAGACTCATTGGAGTCATTAGCGACAAGGACATTTCGGATTAATCttggatattttggattaaaaaaaaaaaaaaagacgatcATTCACGGACCGCCACGTAGTCGTGGAGATCGCAAATAGTGCAAGGATTCACTAAGAAAGAGTTCTTATTTATGAGTTTTAAGGATTGAATACTTAACTTTTGGTGGAGTccactgattatttaattattttttctctaaCGACTCCCACTTAAGGATTTTCATCGCGGATGCccttataatattaaatcatTAGCATATACAAAAGTTGTGGCCGTCATGTCgaggaacaaaaaaaagtagaagGAAAACTCATGTCATTGTCCTcggatatatatattcaaatcatcaTCTCTCTTTGTGCTATGCTCCAAGCCAATATCCTTAAATATCATAGAGTAGCTGGAATCTTTAAATACACATATCCTTCATTATCTTATCAGTTTTATTCACTTTGGttaaatacatatatagttCAAGAATTGTTTTGAAAACTTTTACAATGGTGTATATGTCGTTatcatgatataaaaaaaaaactatgtataACAACATTATCAGACTGAGCATATATACTTTGCAAATATTCAGATCGTGTGGAATGTGGATCGACTAGCTTGTTTCACATATTAAAATGTGTACTAGATAGtaacattaacaaaaaaagaggACAAATCGGCAAAAATATCTAAAGTTAAAGGACCTGGTATGTAATGTTATTATTGTAAATTTGTGTTTGTAATATCTTACTTCAACGCCTCTCTCTCCGCCTAACGTCGCTTACGGCCATAAACGGAATACAAAGACGAAAATTTTGAacaaagctctctctctctctctctctctctctctcgcttagggttttcttttgttctgAGTCTCGGATCTGATTGTATCTTTGGgggaaaaaaattcaaatttcgcAGATCTCTCTTATCCGAACGTTGCGTGTTCCATCTGGTAATCGTTACTTACGTTTTATCTTCTTTTGattcgatcttcttcttcttcttctgatgcaAATTTCAGATTTCAAAGGAAGTGATAACGAGTTTGCTACCTCGCGTTCATGTTCTTGCGTTTGAATCCGAATCCTCTCCGCATCTGTGAGTTTCCTTACGATTGAAAATcagaaatattttaatttcggtttggtatatctgattttggttttggtttggaTGATCGAAGAGTTGTTCTAACAGATCTCTCAAGTTGGCTCCTCAAAGAAGATCGCAGCGCGGCCAGATGCAGCACACCAACGCCGCTGCTGCGACGGCTCTTTACGATGCGGGACCCGCTAATGACGCTGGAGATGCTGTCATGGCACGCTGGCTCCAATCCGCTGGCTTGCAGCATCTGGCCTCTCCCACCGGAGGCAATGATCAGCGTCATCTCCCTAGCCTTCTCATGCAGGTTCTTTGCTTTCCATTACATTCTCTTTCATTCACTTGCATGCCTTTAGTTCTCAGGAGTTAATCTACTCTTCGGGCTCGTAGAAAGGatgacacttttttttttttttgtattagatGCAAAAAGCAAAATAGTTAGAGCTTTGCTTTTGCTGAATGTAGGATTGTTTCCTTTTATGGATATTAGTCATAATGTATCTTAAGGAGAGTTTGAAATATTGTTGACCATCCATGTGAATTGTGCGAGTCTGTAACTTTTATTCCACGAAGATCATTGATTAGTGTTTGAAAAACTGTGCGAGTGTGAACACATTCTCTTATTCTTCTTCCTTCAAGGAAACTGAACTCTCTCTCGCAGCCAGGAGAGTTGTATACGCTCTCTTGTATGTATGTCTCGTAGTTCAGTGGGAAATAGTGCTTATCTTGTTAGACTTTGTTTTAGGGGACGTTTGTACTTTCTCTTTCGTTTGGTAAAATTTCTTTGATATAGAAACTTTTGTGCTTGCctcttgtttttttatttttatgaacgGTGTTGGGGAATTTGAAGGcttctttttgttgtttttgctGTATCTGCTAGGGTTATGGAGCGCAGACTGCTGAAGAGAATCAAAGGCTGTTCAAACTAATGCGAAATCTTAATCTTAACGGGGAGTCCTCTGAATCATATACACCAACTGCAGCTATGCCTTCTTCCGAAGGATTTTTTTCACCCGACTTCAGAGGTGATTTTGGAGCTGGGTTAATGGATCTTCATGCTATGGATGACACAGAGCTGCTATCTGAGGTACGGTTGGAAGAATAACTAGTACAGAGAATTTTCATGGTTAAGCCCATTAGTGCCTATAGACAATGGAAAGATAATAAATTTGCATCATTAGATTATGTTATTAATACTGGTACTGCCAATCTTACATTGAGTCCCACCTAATCAATTGGCTGGGTGCTTATGAAATCCATATGCGAGACTCTGTTACACAACATTTGCACTTGTTGCTTGAAACGATTGAGCGAGATGTGTTAGCTTTTGTTAGAGAAGCTTCTGTTTGTAACTGCCACTTGAATTTGCTAGTTCTTAAAGAAAGAAATTATCTATGTGAAAGTTATCAATTCATTGCTTTTGTAATATGTCATTTTCCTTTCTTGTTACAGCATGTGAGTACTGAACCCTTTGAGCCGTCACCTTTCATGCCTAGTGTGGATAAAGAATTTGAAGAAGGTTTTAATTTTCCAACTAATCGTCAGCAACAAACAGATGCTGAACCTTTCGGCTCATTGCCTAAGAGTGAAAAAGAGAATAACAGTGTAGCCAAGATTAAAGTAGTGGTAAGCCATTCACTTGACCACTGACCTGTTTCTTTACTACTTGCTTGCTTTATAAGTAGCGTTCATTATGACTAGGGGTCACTGAGGAAACCGTTGTTTTTGGGTGTCTTGATTCTTTAGGTAAGGAAAAGACCCCTAAATAAGAAAGAAACAGCTAGAAAGGAGGATGATGTCGTGACGGTATCTGATAATTCTTTGACTGTCCATGAGCCCAAGCTGAAGGTTTGTGTGTATTCTTCATTGAAGATAAAAATGGCATCCATGATTCAGTTGAACAACTGAACGATGGCATCCTGCTATTAAAGGTTACATGTTATCttcatttaatattttcttgtcTGATATTGAACGAAACATAATCTTGTTGGTGCAGGTGGATTTGACTGCTTATGTGGAGAGGCATGAGTTCTGCTTTGATGCTGTTCTAGATGAGGATGTTTCAAATGACGAGgtaacttaatatataattcAAGGTTATTGGGCTGTCATAGATTTTTTTCAAGATCGACATACATTATTGACCATTAATTTAGATCAGCATGCGGTTTCCCCACTTTTACAGTCCAGATGATTTTTGATGAATGGATACTTAGAAGTTGTTTGTTGTTCCTTTGAACAGGTGTATAGGGCCACAATTGAGCCGATAATTCCCATTATTTTCCAGAGAACTAAAGCTACATGTTTTGCATATGGTCAAACAGGTATGCAGTGGCATTAATTTGATTCTTAAATATTAGATGATAATAGCTTTTTCATGCTTTCATTTCCCTGATGATGTTTTACCTTATTCAGGTAGTGGTAAGACATACACAATGAAACCACTACCCATACGCGCTGTCGAAGATTTAATGAGGCTGTTGCGTCAACCAGTATACAGCAATCAGAAGTTTAAATTGTGGCTCAGTTATTTTGAGATATATGGTGGAAAGCTGTTCGATCTTCTCAGTGAGAGAAAGTTagtgttctttctttttcttttggcaTTTACATTGACCAGGCATATTCTAGCTAGTGATTGTTGTTTTGATGTCATTAAATTATCTGACCCCCAAAAAGatgtaattaaattataaatattgcATTTTCATCATTTCATACTCCATACTCTCATTGTTGTCCACTCTTACCAATGTATGTTTTGCGTTGTCTAAATTATTTAGTTATTGTCGAGCAGGAAGCTTTTAATGCGAGAAGATGGTAGACAACAAGTTTGCATTGTTGGGCTGCAAGAGTACGAAGTCTCAGATGTTCAAATTGTAAAGGAACTTATCGACAAAGGAAATGCTGAAAGGAGCACAGGTTCAACTGGAGCAAATGAGGAATCTTCTAGATCACATGCTATCTTACAGCTTGTTGTAAAGAAGCATGTTGAGGTAAAACAAACCAGACGTAAAAATAATGATGCCACTGAATTGCCTGGGAAAGTTGTTGGGAAGATTTCTTTCATTGATCTTGCTGGCAGTGAAAGAGGTGCAGACACCACAGACAATGACCGACAGACAAGGTGAGGAATGAGGATGCTCTTTACCCCTGTGGTTGAGTACTGACCTACCACTAATGCGTAGATTAGTTTCTGTGCCTCTTTTGGACTTGTGGGTATTGATGGAGTGGCACTATCTCGCTATCCTTTTATTTTAGGACCACCACTCTCCTGAtctaatgtttttgttttcacgGTGGTCTTCGCTTAGGTTTGAAGGCGCAGAAATCAATAAGAGTCTTTTGGCTCTTAAGGAATGTATACGTGCACTGGACAATGACCAGCTACATATACCATTCCGTGGAAGCAAATTAACTGAAGTGCTCCGTGACTCATTTGTTGGAAACTCAAGAACGGTGATGATCTCTTGCATCTCTCCGAGTGTAGGATCGTGTGAACATACCCTCAATACACTAAGATATGCTGATCGGTATGTTTTGTGGAAACTATAGCCTCTCTTGAAACTAATTCTCAGCTTTTCTTAACCTGTTTGTTGTTTACCAAATCAACAGGGTCAAAAGTCTATCTAAAAGTGGAAATAGCAAGAAAGATCTAACTGCAAACTCAATGCCTCCTGTTAATAAGGATTCTCTGTTGGGCTCAAATGATGTAGAAGATATCTTTGAGCCACCACAGGTAGTGAATGTTCAGGAAACCGGGAGGAGGGTCGAGAAGGATAACTACACTGCTTCAGGTATTGACTTCAGACAACCTACAAATTATCGAGAGGAAAGTGGAATCCCATCAATCTCAATGGACAAGAGTAGATCAGAGACGAACAATGCTTTTGGTGGCTCCAATAGTCAGAGGAACCACCTGTCTTCATATCCTCAAGAAACTTCAGACCGCGAAGAGAAAGCCAAGAAAGTGTCGCCACCTCGTGGGAAAGGGCTGCGGGAAGAAAAACCAGATAGACCACCACAAAACTTGTCTTCATATGCCAAAGAAACTTCAGACCGTGAAGAGAAAGTGAAGAAAGTGTCGCCACCTCGTGGGAAAGGGCTGCGGGAAGAAAAACCGGATAGACCACCACAAAACTTGTCTTCATATGCCAAAGAAACTTCAGACCGTGAAGAGAAAGTGTCTCCACCTCGTGGGAAAGTGTTGCGGGAAGAGAAACCAGATAGACCACCACAAAACTTGTCTTCATATCCCCAAGAAACTTCAGACCGTGAAGAGAAAGCCAAGAAAGTGTCACCACCTCGTGGGAAAGGGCTGCGGGAAGAAAAACCAGACAGACCACAAAACTTGTCTAAAAGAGAGGTCAGGTCGTCAGACATCCCTACCTTTACAAACTTCAGGCAGAACACAAGTGAAACTGTTTCAAGACAATATGAAACCGAAGAAAACATTGATGCACTACTTGAGGTAAAATACTCACTTAAACATCTATAAACATGAGATGAACCTGTGAGATTGGTTTGCAAGCAATGGTAGAAAAACTTTTACTAATAGTTACCGCCTGACTTTTTCAGGAAGAGGAAACTCTGATTACAGCACACAGAAAAGAAATAGAGGATACAATGGAGATTGTTCGCGAGGTAAGTAAACGTAAACAAGAGACTGCGATTGTAGATTATTATCTCTCT
This region of Brassica napus cultivar Da-Ae chromosome C5, Da-Ae, whole genome shotgun sequence genomic DNA includes:
- the LOC106400319 gene encoding translationally-controlled tumor protein 1 — protein: MLVYQDLLTGDELLSDSFPYKEIENGILWEVEGKWTTVGAVDVNIGANPSAEEGGEDEGVDDTTQKVVDIVDTFRLQEQPTYDKKGFIAYIKKYIKLLTPKLNEEDQAAFKKGIEGATKFLLPKLNDFQFFVGEGMHDDSTLVFAYYKEGATNPTFLYFGHGLKEVKC
- the LOC106401055 gene encoding kinesin-like protein KIN-13A isoform X2, translating into MKPLPIRAVEDLMRLLRQPVYSNQKFKLWLSYFEIYGGKLFDLLSERKKLLMREDGRQQVCIVGLQEYEVSDVQIVKELIDKGNAERSTGSTGANEESSRSHAILQLVVKKHVEVKQTRRKNNDATELPGKVVGKISFIDLAGSERGADTTDNDRQTRFEGAEINKSLLALKECIRALDNDQLHIPFRGSKLTEVLRDSFVGNSRTVMISCISPSVGSCEHTLNTLRYADRVKSLSKSGNSKKDLTANSMPPVNKDSLLGSNDVEDIFEPPQVVNVQETGRRVEKDNYTASGIDFRQPTNYREESGIPSISMDKSRSETNNAFGGSNSQRNHLSSYPQETSDREEKAKKVSPPRGKGLREEKPDRPPQNLSSYAKETSDREEKVKKVSPPRGKGLREEKPDRPPQNLSSYAKETSDREEKVSPPRGKVLREEKPDRPPQNLSSYPQETSDREEKAKKVSPPRGKGLREEKPDRPQNLSKREVRSSDIPTFTNFRQNTSETVSRQYETEENIDALLEEEETLITAHRKEIEDTMEIVREEMKLLAEVDKPGSMIENYVTQLSFVLSRKAAGLVSLQARLARFQHRLKEQEILSRKRVPPR
- the LOC106401055 gene encoding kinesin-like protein KIN-13A isoform X3, with the translated sequence MRRLVSVPLLDLFEGAEINKSLLALKECIRALDNDQLHIPFRGSKLTEVLRDSFVGNSRTVMISCISPSVGSCEHTLNTLRYADRVKSLSKSGNSKKDLTANSMPPVNKDSLLGSNDVEDIFEPPQVVNVQETGRRVEKDNYTASGIDFRQPTNYREESGIPSISMDKSRSETNNAFGGSNSQRNHLSSYPQETSDREEKAKKVSPPRGKGLREEKPDRPPQNLSSYAKETSDREEKVKKVSPPRGKGLREEKPDRPPQNLSSYAKETSDREEKVSPPRGKVLREEKPDRPPQNLSSYPQETSDREEKAKKVSPPRGKGLREEKPDRPQNLSKREVRSSDIPTFTNFRQNTSETVSRQYETEENIDALLEEEETLITAHRKEIEDTMEIVREEMKLLAEVDKPGSMIENYVTQLSFVLSRKAAGLVSLQARLARFQHRLKEQEILSRKRVPPR
- the LOC106401055 gene encoding kinesin-like protein KIN-13A isoform X1; the protein is MQHTNAAAATALYDAGPANDAGDAVMARWLQSAGLQHLASPTGGNDQRHLPSLLMQGYGAQTAEENQRLFKLMRNLNLNGESSESYTPTAAMPSSEGFFSPDFRGDFGAGLMDLHAMDDTELLSEHVSTEPFEPSPFMPSVDKEFEEGFNFPTNRQQQTDAEPFGSLPKSEKENNSVAKIKVVVRKRPLNKKETARKEDDVVTVSDNSLTVHEPKLKVDLTAYVERHEFCFDAVLDEDVSNDEVYRATIEPIIPIIFQRTKATCFAYGQTGSGKTYTMKPLPIRAVEDLMRLLRQPVYSNQKFKLWLSYFEIYGGKLFDLLSERKKLLMREDGRQQVCIVGLQEYEVSDVQIVKELIDKGNAERSTGSTGANEESSRSHAILQLVVKKHVEVKQTRRKNNDATELPGKVVGKISFIDLAGSERGADTTDNDRQTRFEGAEINKSLLALKECIRALDNDQLHIPFRGSKLTEVLRDSFVGNSRTVMISCISPSVGSCEHTLNTLRYADRVKSLSKSGNSKKDLTANSMPPVNKDSLLGSNDVEDIFEPPQVVNVQETGRRVEKDNYTASGIDFRQPTNYREESGIPSISMDKSRSETNNAFGGSNSQRNHLSSYPQETSDREEKAKKVSPPRGKGLREEKPDRPPQNLSSYAKETSDREEKVKKVSPPRGKGLREEKPDRPPQNLSSYAKETSDREEKVSPPRGKVLREEKPDRPPQNLSSYPQETSDREEKAKKVSPPRGKGLREEKPDRPQNLSKREVRSSDIPTFTNFRQNTSETVSRQYETEENIDALLEEEETLITAHRKEIEDTMEIVREEMKLLAEVDKPGSMIENYVTQLSFVLSRKAAGLVSLQARLARFQHRLKEQEILSRKRVPPR